In Croceicoccus sp. Ery15, a genomic segment contains:
- a CDS encoding HAMP domain-containing sensor histidine kinase, whose protein sequence is MGELRYGLPRRLRLLPRRLVPVTILVFLTLGLVQLVASVLFYHAIDTETVRQDHARRVAELLVVADRLEDRGLLDVANIMTTEHLTVEIGPSPIVPTAKVPERLKPVHEAILKWEPDLASRPLHLGLLQGANRTEHLIGAIEVSEGEWLNFRSAGFSAGWPVVLRATVMTALLALAALLAGALILRGLGRPLRVLADASERIGEGAQLEFEVKGPADVQRVSRAFNDMQSRIGRLIGDQARAFEAISHDLRTPLGRMTLAADMVEDEDIRAIIDGSSREMVELLDSLRGFLRAQHLESVPESVDLQRLVADTAAPWADRLRIAAGDPAIVTTYREPVAIALAALIDNAVHFGGGADVAVEPDADQNWRIAVMDKGPGIPAHLHHLILDPFFRIDDARARDVAGFGLGIPTAHRLMQRFGGRLVFQENAGGGLRAVIYPPQPAIMPDLSAG, encoded by the coding sequence ATGGGAGAGTTGAGATACGGACTGCCGCGGCGCTTGCGCCTGTTGCCGCGCCGCCTGGTGCCGGTGACCATTCTGGTGTTTCTGACGCTGGGTCTGGTCCAGCTGGTCGCCAGCGTTTTGTTCTATCACGCCATCGATACCGAAACCGTGCGGCAGGATCATGCCCGCCGCGTGGCCGAATTGCTGGTGGTGGCCGACCGGCTGGAGGATCGCGGCCTGCTGGACGTGGCCAATATCATGACGACCGAGCATCTGACGGTCGAAATCGGGCCCAGCCCCATCGTACCGACTGCAAAAGTACCTGAACGGTTAAAACCCGTCCACGAAGCGATCCTGAAGTGGGAGCCGGACCTTGCCAGCCGCCCGCTGCATCTGGGCCTGTTACAAGGGGCCAACCGCACCGAACATCTGATCGGTGCGATCGAAGTGTCCGAAGGCGAATGGCTCAATTTCCGGTCGGCCGGCTTTTCGGCAGGCTGGCCGGTGGTGCTGCGCGCCACAGTGATGACGGCGCTGCTGGCGCTGGCGGCGCTGTTGGCGGGGGCGCTGATCCTGCGCGGGCTGGGCAGGCCCCTGCGCGTTCTGGCCGATGCCAGCGAGCGGATCGGCGAAGGCGCGCAACTGGAATTCGAGGTCAAGGGCCCCGCCGATGTCCAGCGCGTCAGCCGCGCATTCAACGATATGCAATCGCGCATCGGGCGGCTGATCGGCGATCAGGCGCGCGCATTCGAAGCGATCAGCCACGATCTGCGTACGCCGCTGGGCCGGATGACGCTGGCCGCCGACATGGTGGAGGACGAGGATATCCGCGCCATTATCGACGGATCGTCGCGGGAAATGGTCGAACTGCTCGATTCGCTGCGCGGATTCCTGCGCGCGCAACATTTGGAAAGCGTGCCCGAAAGCGTCGATCTGCAACGGCTGGTCGCCGATACCGCCGCACCGTGGGCCGACCGGCTGCGCATCGCGGCGGGCGATCCGGCGATCGTCACGACCTATCGCGAGCCGGTGGCCATCGCGCTGGCCGCATTGATCGACAACGCCGTCCATTTCGGCGGAGGCGCGGATGTGGCGGTCGAACCCGACGCCGATCAGAACTGGCGCATCGCGGTGATGGACAAGGGGCCGGGCATTCCGGCGCATCTGCATCATTTGATCCTCGACCCGTTTTTCCGCATCGACGATGCGCGCGCCCGCGATGTCGCAGGATTCGGCCTTGGCATCCCCACCGCGCACCGGCTGATGCAGCGCTTTGGCGGCAGGCTTGTGTTTCAGGAAAACGCGGGCGGAGGGCTGCGCGCGGTGATCTATCCGCCGCAACCCGCGATAATGCCGGACTTGTCGGCGGGATAG